The proteins below are encoded in one region of Streptomyces roseirectus:
- a CDS encoding dolichyl-phosphate-mannose--protein mannosyltransferase — MTSTASSTDSTEQRPALDDDVSEADRLSWQRRLRRFGWSGRPAPDVRERLVPPYAEPSPRLWEALGVSHRLAGWLTRWSAWIGPLLVTLLAGLLRFWNLGSPKAVIFDETYYAKDAWALVHRGFEVNWDKNVNQLILGSDGNVPIPSDAAYVVHPPVGKYVIGLGELMFGFNPFGWRFMTALLGTLSVFLLCRIGRRLLRSTFLGCLAGALMAVDGLHFVMSRTALLDGVLMFFVLAAFGCLVVDRDKAREKLAAALTPDADGRCRPDAAVGDHLRLGWRPWRWGAGLMLGLAVGTKWNGLYFMAAFIVMALLWDAGSRKVAGARNPYQAVLKYDTGRAFLTTVPVVLLTYLVSWTGWILSPSDGSGGYYRNWAATDGKGGTWTWLLPDWLRSLWHYEHEVYKFHTHLTSPHSYQSNPWSWLVLGRPVSFFYETPSAGTDGCPSGALEKCPREVLALGTPLLWWAACFAVLYVLWRWFFRRDWRAGAIAGAVAAGYLPWFMYQERTIFFFYADVFLPFLCLALALMIGALAGPPGSPDNRRVIGATGAGVLVLLIAWNFIYFWPIYTGTAMPMDDWRARMWLDTWV, encoded by the coding sequence GTGACCAGTACCGCGTCCTCCACGGACTCCACGGAACAGCGGCCCGCCCTCGATGACGACGTGTCGGAGGCCGACCGGCTGTCGTGGCAGCGGCGGCTGCGGCGATTCGGCTGGTCGGGGCGGCCCGCCCCGGACGTCAGGGAGCGGCTGGTGCCGCCGTACGCGGAGCCGAGCCCCCGGCTCTGGGAGGCGCTGGGCGTCTCCCACCGGCTCGCGGGGTGGCTGACGCGCTGGTCGGCGTGGATCGGGCCGCTGCTGGTGACGCTGCTCGCGGGGCTGCTGCGGTTCTGGAACCTGGGCAGTCCGAAGGCGGTCATATTCGACGAGACGTACTACGCGAAGGACGCGTGGGCCCTCGTCCACCGAGGCTTCGAGGTCAACTGGGACAAGAACGTCAACCAGCTGATCCTGGGCTCCGACGGCAACGTGCCCATCCCCTCGGACGCCGCGTACGTCGTCCACCCGCCGGTCGGGAAGTACGTCATCGGCCTCGGTGAGCTGATGTTCGGCTTCAACCCCTTCGGCTGGCGGTTCATGACCGCGCTGCTCGGCACGCTGTCGGTCTTCCTGCTGTGCCGGATCGGCCGGCGCCTGCTGCGCTCGACGTTCCTCGGCTGCCTCGCGGGCGCCCTGATGGCCGTCGACGGGCTGCACTTCGTGATGAGCCGCACCGCGCTGCTCGACGGGGTGCTGATGTTCTTCGTCCTCGCCGCGTTCGGGTGCCTGGTCGTCGACCGGGACAAGGCGCGGGAGAAGCTGGCGGCGGCGCTGACGCCGGACGCGGACGGCCGCTGCCGGCCCGACGCCGCCGTCGGCGACCACCTGCGCCTGGGCTGGCGGCCCTGGCGGTGGGGGGCCGGGCTGATGCTGGGGCTCGCGGTCGGGACGAAGTGGAACGGGCTGTACTTCATGGCCGCGTTCATCGTCATGGCGCTGCTGTGGGACGCCGGGTCGCGGAAGGTCGCGGGGGCGCGTAACCCGTACCAGGCAGTCCTCAAGTACGACACCGGGCGCGCGTTCCTCACGACCGTACCCGTAGTACTTCTGACCTACCTGGTCTCCTGGACGGGCTGGATCCTCTCGCCGTCCGACGGGTCCGGCGGCTACTACCGCAACTGGGCCGCCACCGACGGCAAGGGCGGCACCTGGACCTGGCTCCTGCCCGACTGGCTGCGCAGCCTGTGGCACTACGAGCACGAGGTGTACAAGTTCCACACGCACCTCACCTCGCCGCACTCCTACCAGTCCAACCCCTGGAGCTGGCTCGTCCTCGGCCGCCCCGTCTCCTTCTTCTACGAGACCCCGTCCGCGGGGACGGACGGCTGCCCCTCCGGCGCGCTGGAGAAGTGCCCCCGCGAAGTCCTCGCCCTGGGCACGCCCCTCCTGTGGTGGGCCGCCTGTTTCGCCGTCCTCTATGTCCTGTGGCGCTGGTTCTTCCGCCGTGACTGGCGCGCCGGCGCGATCGCGGGCGCCGTCGCCGCCGGCTACCTCCCCTGGTTCATGTACCAGGAGCGGACCATCTTCTTCTTCTACGCCGACGTCTTCCTCCCCTTCCTCTGCCTCGCCCTCGCCCTCATGATCGGCGCCCTCGCCGGCCCCCCGGGCTCCCCCGACAACCGCCGCGTCATCGGCGCGACGGGGGCGGGCGTGCTGGTGCTCCTCATCGCCTGGAACTTCATCTACTTCTGGCCGATCTACACGGGGACGGCGATGCCGATGGACGACTGGCGGGCGCGGATGTGGCTGGACACGTGGGTTTAG
- a CDS encoding aspartyl/asparaginyl beta-hydroxylase domain-containing protein, translating into MEGQIVQLQELDGSLLERIRHEALTAPVPWRAEYSEFQSGGWWTASLMNPSGDAADVRITDGTARPTALLGHMPATAGLLSGLGLGYMWVRLARLEANAFLWEHRDYDELTKAERHRLHIPLHTNSSAFLVIGGTKVHLDGGRIWRLTPTYAHGVCNLLGPDRVHLIADVYADDAYRELARQAQEPSYAVPLPNASEAELDEHLAAARRLADLGYPTAAEHLLLRLFYAFALPEGAVYDLIAGLYTALGDREANQRWTAAKSTLLALT; encoded by the coding sequence ATGGAGGGACAGATCGTTCAGCTCCAGGAACTGGACGGCTCGCTGCTCGAACGGATCCGGCACGAGGCGCTGACCGCCCCCGTTCCCTGGCGTGCCGAATACAGCGAGTTCCAGTCCGGCGGCTGGTGGACGGCGTCGCTGATGAACCCCTCCGGTGACGCGGCGGACGTGAGGATCACCGACGGCACCGCCCGCCCCACCGCCCTGCTGGGTCACATGCCCGCCACCGCGGGTCTGCTGTCCGGACTGGGACTCGGCTACATGTGGGTGCGGCTGGCCAGGCTGGAGGCGAACGCGTTCCTCTGGGAGCACCGCGACTACGACGAACTGACCAAGGCCGAACGGCACCGGCTGCACATCCCGCTGCACACCAATTCCTCGGCCTTCCTGGTCATCGGCGGCACCAAGGTCCACCTGGACGGCGGGCGGATCTGGCGGCTGACCCCGACGTACGCACACGGAGTGTGCAACCTGCTCGGCCCGGACCGGGTCCACCTGATCGCGGACGTCTACGCGGACGACGCCTACCGGGAACTGGCCAGGCAGGCACAGGAGCCGTCGTACGCCGTACCCCTGCCGAACGCGTCCGAGGCGGAACTGGACGAACACCTCGCAGCCGCCCGGCGTCTGGCCGACCTCGGCTACCCGACGGCGGCCGAACACCTGCTGCTGCGGCTGTTCTACGCCTTCGCCCTCCCGGAGGGCGCCGTCTACGACCTGATCGCCGGCCTGTACACCGCGCTCGGAGACCGCGAGGCGAACCAGCGCTGGACGGCAGCCAAGTCCACGCTCCTCGCACTGACCTGA
- a CDS encoding TatD family hydrolase, protein MSANASDKNAAPPLPDPLRVAVADSHTHLDMQSGTVEEALAKAASVGVTTVVQVGCDVRGSRWAAETAAAHDAVHAAVALHPNEAPRIVHGDPDGWSRQGARQPGGRAALDDALAEIDRLAALPHVKGVGETGLDHFRTGPDGKESQEASFRAHIEIAKRHGKALVIHDRDAHDDVLRILKEEGAPDRTVFHCYSGDADMAAVCARAGYFMSFAGNVTFKNAQPLRDALAVAPLELLLVETDAPFLTPTPYRGRPNAPYLIPVTVRAMAEVRGLDEDTLATALGANTARAFAY, encoded by the coding sequence ATGTCTGCGAACGCCTCCGACAAGAACGCCGCCCCGCCGCTCCCGGACCCCCTCCGGGTCGCCGTGGCCGACTCCCACACCCACCTCGACATGCAGTCGGGGACGGTCGAGGAGGCGCTGGCGAAGGCGGCGTCGGTCGGGGTGACGACGGTCGTCCAGGTCGGCTGCGACGTGCGCGGCTCCCGGTGGGCGGCCGAGACCGCCGCCGCGCACGACGCCGTCCACGCGGCCGTCGCGCTGCACCCCAACGAGGCGCCCCGCATCGTCCACGGAGACCCCGACGGCTGGTCCCGCCAGGGCGCGCGGCAGCCGGGGGGCCGGGCCGCGCTGGACGACGCCCTCGCCGAGATCGACCGGCTCGCCGCGCTGCCCCACGTCAAGGGCGTCGGCGAGACCGGCCTCGACCACTTCCGCACCGGCCCGGACGGCAAGGAGTCCCAGGAAGCCTCCTTCCGCGCCCACATCGAGATCGCCAAACGCCACGGCAAGGCCCTCGTCATCCACGACCGCGACGCCCACGACGACGTCCTGCGCATCCTGAAGGAAGAGGGCGCCCCCGACCGCACGGTCTTCCACTGCTACTCCGGCGACGCCGACATGGCCGCCGTCTGCGCCCGCGCCGGCTACTTCATGTCCTTCGCCGGCAACGTCACCTTCAAGAACGCCCAGCCCCTGCGCGACGCCCTCGCGGTGGCCCCCCTGGAACTGCTCCTGGTGGAGACGGACGCCCCCTTCCTCACCCCCACCCCCTACCGGGGCCGCCCCAACGCGCCGTACCTGATTCCGGTGACCGTCCGCGCCATGGCCGAGGTCCGGGGCCTCGACGAGGACACGCTGGCGACGGCCCTGGGGGCGAACACGGCACGGGCGTTCGCCTACTGA
- a CDS encoding LOG family protein, which produces MFFGGVVPASPGEEQFAEEVGVALARAGFVLLHGGYNGLMEAVARGAAAEGGTVTAVTLADKHAEWGEFNPYITDEVHLPDLGTRLNHYLDAADLVIAMGGGVGTLHELTAALYYASTLRPVPVWITGPTALGLLAHLRREKWLFETPTRPLDFITSITSPALFATRLHELTCQKETST; this is translated from the coding sequence GTGTTCTTCGGCGGGGTCGTCCCCGCCTCACCGGGCGAGGAACAGTTCGCCGAAGAGGTAGGCGTGGCCCTCGCCAGGGCTGGGTTCGTGCTGCTGCACGGCGGTTACAACGGGCTGATGGAGGCCGTTGCCCGAGGTGCGGCGGCCGAGGGCGGCACGGTCACTGCGGTCACTCTCGCGGACAAGCACGCTGAATGGGGCGAGTTCAACCCGTACATCACCGACGAGGTCCACCTGCCCGACCTCGGCACCCGCCTCAACCACTATCTGGACGCGGCGGACCTGGTGATCGCGATGGGCGGCGGTGTCGGCACCCTGCACGAACTGACCGCGGCCCTCTACTACGCGAGCACCCTCCGCCCCGTACCCGTCTGGATCACCGGCCCCACCGCGCTCGGCCTCCTGGCCCACCTGCGACGGGAGAAGTGGCTGTTCGAGACGCCCACCCGGCCCTTGGACTTCATCACCTCGATCACGTCACCGGCGCTGTTCGCCACCCGGCTCCACGAACTGACCTGCCAGAAGGAGACCAGCACATGA
- the rsmI gene encoding 16S rRNA (cytidine(1402)-2'-O)-methyltransferase has product MTPTPGTLVLAGTPIGDIADAPPRLAQELAEADVIAAEDTRRLRRLTQALGVTPRGRVVSYFEGNESARTPELVEELVGGARVLLVTDAGMPSVSDPGYRLVAAAVEKDVRVTAVPGPSAVLTALALSGLPVDRFCFEGFLPRKAGERLSRLRDVAGERRTLVYFEAPHRLDDTLAAMAEVFGAERRAAVCREMTKTYEEVRRGGLGELAAWAAEGVRGEITVVVSGAPERGPEELGADELVRRVRAREEAGERRKEAIAAVAVEAGIAKRVVFDAVVAAKHGS; this is encoded by the coding sequence GTGACACCGACACCCGGAACCCTCGTCCTCGCCGGCACGCCCATCGGAGACATCGCGGACGCGCCGCCGCGGCTCGCCCAGGAGCTCGCGGAGGCGGATGTGATCGCCGCCGAGGACACGCGGCGGCTGCGGCGGCTGACCCAGGCGCTGGGGGTGACCCCTAGGGGTCGGGTCGTGTCGTACTTCGAGGGGAACGAGTCGGCTCGTACTCCGGAGCTGGTGGAGGAGCTGGTAGGGGGCGCGCGCGTACTACTCGTGACCGACGCCGGCATGCCGTCCGTGTCCGACCCCGGGTACCGGCTGGTCGCCGCGGCCGTCGAGAAGGACGTCCGCGTCACCGCCGTCCCCGGGCCCTCCGCCGTCCTCACCGCACTCGCGCTCTCCGGGCTGCCCGTGGACCGGTTCTGCTTCGAGGGGTTCCTGCCGCGCAAGGCGGGCGAGCGGCTGTCGCGGCTGCGGGACGTGGCCGGCGAGCGCCGCACGCTCGTCTACTTCGAGGCCCCGCACCGGCTGGACGACACGCTCGCCGCGATGGCCGAGGTGTTCGGCGCGGAGCGGCGCGCGGCCGTGTGCCGGGAGATGACGAAGACGTACGAGGAGGTGCGGCGCGGCGGGCTCGGCGAGCTGGCCGCGTGGGCGGCGGAGGGGGTGCGGGGCGAGATCACCGTCGTCGTGTCGGGTGCGCCGGAGCGGGGGCCCGAAGAACTCGGCGCCGACGAGCTCGTCCGGCGGGTGCGGGCCCGCGAGGAGGCGGGGGAGCGGCGCAAGGAGGCGATCGCGGCGGTCGCCGTGGAGGCCGGGATCGCGAAGCGGGTCGTGTTCGACGCGGTCGTCGCGGCCAAACACGGCTCCTGA
- a CDS encoding GntR family transcriptional regulator: MAESPQALPPYQRIAAKIREQIERGELQPGDHIPSVREIMRTEGVTTATATRVAAVLRAEGHVESVPGIGTVVTVPRKLTAGSDRLQMLRAGGTGFEPGERVEIVSADLVPAPDDVAAALGVDEGAPTVRRRRRYLDDEGVVTVSTSWLDGILAEAAPELLETGPLPKMTFGLIEDRTGRRTVRRRDTVTLAPVPDELATLLGTEAGSLALVMTNHYWDQDERVVEYAVDFVGSGRALSAEYDLG, translated from the coding sequence ATGGCTGAGAGTCCGCAGGCGCTGCCGCCCTACCAGCGCATCGCCGCCAAGATCCGGGAGCAGATCGAGAGGGGTGAGCTCCAGCCCGGAGACCACATCCCGTCGGTCCGCGAGATCATGCGGACCGAAGGTGTCACCACCGCCACCGCGACCCGCGTCGCTGCCGTACTCAGGGCAGAAGGGCACGTCGAATCGGTTCCCGGGATCGGAACGGTGGTCACTGTGCCGCGCAAACTCACAGCAGGTTCTGACCGGCTCCAGATGCTCAGGGCAGGGGGAACCGGCTTCGAGCCGGGAGAACGTGTCGAGATCGTCAGCGCGGATCTCGTACCGGCGCCCGACGACGTCGCCGCGGCGCTCGGCGTCGACGAGGGGGCTCCCACGGTCCGCCGGCGTCGGCGCTACCTCGACGACGAAGGCGTCGTGACCGTCTCCACGTCATGGCTCGACGGCATCCTGGCCGAGGCGGCCCCCGAACTCCTGGAGACCGGCCCCCTCCCGAAGATGACGTTCGGCCTGATCGAGGACCGCACCGGCCGCCGCACCGTCCGCCGCCGGGACACGGTCACCCTGGCTCCGGTACCGGACGAACTGGCCACACTCCTGGGCACCGAGGCCGGTTCCCTCGCGCTGGTCATGACCAACCACTACTGGGACCAGGACGAACGCGTCGTCGAGTACGCCGTCGACTTCGTCGGCTCGGGCCGCGCGCTGTCGGCGGAGTACGACTTGGGGTGA
- a CDS encoding DUF397 domain-containing protein translates to MNVVYLELHKRGLYLDSPTDVRTYTLMFDHLRSQAADTAADNECVEVAVTAAGPSVRDSKAPALGTLTLAASSFSAFVNSLAMDGVR, encoded by the coding sequence ATGAACGTCGTCTATCTCGAACTCCACAAGCGGGGGCTCTACTTGGACTCGCCGACCGATGTGCGGACTTACACGCTCATGTTTGACCACCTGCGTTCGCAGGCGGCAGACACCGCGGCCGACAACGAGTGCGTGGAAGTCGCCGTCACCGCGGCGGGCCCCTCCGTCCGTGACTCGAAAGCGCCTGCCCTCGGCACCCTGACTCTGGCGGCGTCGTCGTTCAGCGCCTTCGTCAACAGCCTGGCGATGGACGGCGTTCGCTGA
- a CDS encoding Scr1 family TA system antitoxin-like transcriptional regulator — MDPLLSFEDVAQYEHVFANALVPGLLQTPRHMLAVASPAWSATPR, encoded by the coding sequence ATGGACCCACTTCTGTCCTTCGAGGACGTGGCCCAGTACGAACACGTCTTCGCCAACGCCCTCGTGCCAGGACTGCTTCAGACGCCTCGCCACATGCTCGCGGTCGCCTCCCCCGCATGGTCGGCGACGCCGAGGTGA